One segment of Sulfobacillus thermosulfidooxidans DSM 9293 DNA contains the following:
- a CDS encoding TetR/AcrR family transcriptional regulator, with the protein MAKDLHTKAQILKGAKQVFSQKGFQASIKEIASAAGISTTSLIFWYFKDKESLFLEVIKSASPLAQVQEVLSTKPPHSGDVASPQAIAAVVERYFSVYADPLNRAILFQMLAHTERHAEVRALLHDQLTTVMSGQMTHIIREGQDAGQFRHDLPAEFLGQTCLGLLFALVTRWHVEGILPWSAHDVTQNLLALLTPLPECPSP; encoded by the coding sequence GTGGCCAAAGATCTGCACACTAAAGCCCAAATCCTAAAAGGAGCCAAACAGGTATTTTCCCAAAAGGGATTTCAAGCATCCATTAAGGAAATTGCGTCGGCCGCCGGGATCTCAACCACAAGTCTCATTTTTTGGTATTTCAAGGATAAAGAGAGTCTCTTTTTGGAAGTCATCAAAAGTGCATCTCCCTTAGCTCAAGTGCAAGAGGTCTTAAGCACAAAGCCGCCCCATTCGGGTGATGTCGCATCACCACAAGCCATTGCAGCCGTTGTTGAGAGGTATTTTTCGGTTTACGCTGATCCCCTCAATCGTGCGATATTGTTTCAAATGCTCGCGCATACCGAAAGACATGCCGAAGTTCGGGCGTTATTGCATGACCAGTTAACCACAGTGATGAGTGGTCAAATGACCCATATTATTAGAGAAGGACAAGATGCTGGACAGTTTCGCCATGATTTGCCTGCAGAATTTTTGGGACAAACATGCCTTGGTCTGCTGTTTGCTTTAGTCACCCGGTGGCACGTTGAAGGCATTCTCCCCTGGTCGGCCCATGATGTCACGCAAAATCTCCTCGCCCTGTTAACCCCTCTGCCAGAATGTCCATCACCGTAA
- a CDS encoding glycosyltransferase family A protein, translating to MNYGIVIPVYFGRSFIKRALDSVFAQEDVSGRLNVLIIEDGTPEPEDVESLIAGYPVQYVKLPDNHGVFYARWVGLSQLPSTVEFCAFLDQDDAWHPKFLSHLTTILMQDQTVGFVACNARVMGVHGNYVLYQDRRPNLLLADLKVANQLISPSQVLIRRDALEKLNWTIDLPYPGADDWLLWLAILSLGYQATYTDEILLDYYDHAAGAHHRKHIMAQSEEYIVEHWFPRLQLTKWDQRLYKGRIGWDHIVQGLRAKNLRHLVKGLNYLVRDPIAVNAARQFRRRHRKNHIV from the coding sequence ATGAATTATGGTATCGTTATTCCGGTTTATTTTGGCCGGTCGTTCATCAAACGGGCATTAGACAGCGTCTTTGCGCAAGAAGATGTGTCAGGACGTTTAAATGTTTTGATTATTGAAGATGGGACCCCGGAACCTGAAGATGTGGAAAGCCTTATTGCCGGTTATCCTGTTCAGTATGTAAAACTCCCGGACAATCACGGGGTATTTTACGCACGCTGGGTTGGATTGTCTCAGCTTCCAAGCACCGTGGAATTTTGCGCGTTTTTGGACCAGGATGATGCGTGGCATCCAAAATTTTTATCTCATCTTACGACTATCCTCATGCAAGATCAGACCGTGGGATTTGTTGCCTGTAATGCGCGCGTCATGGGTGTTCACGGGAACTATGTGTTGTACCAAGATCGCCGACCTAATTTATTGTTAGCCGACTTAAAGGTAGCTAACCAGCTGATTTCACCGAGTCAAGTCTTGATCCGCCGCGATGCGTTAGAAAAATTAAATTGGACTATAGACCTTCCTTATCCCGGTGCCGATGATTGGCTTCTATGGTTAGCCATATTGTCCCTAGGCTATCAAGCCACTTATACCGATGAAATACTTCTCGATTATTATGACCATGCCGCCGGAGCTCATCACCGTAAACATATTATGGCCCAAAGCGAAGAATACATCGTTGAACACTGGTTTCCCCGTTTGCAACTGACAAAGTGGGATCAACGTCTCTATAAAGGGCGTATCGGCTGGGATCATATTGTGCAGGGATTACGAGCAAAGAACCTTCGCCATCTCGTAAAGGGCTTAAACTATTTGGTTCGTGATCCTATTGCCGTCAATGCGGCACGGCAATTCCGCCGCCGTCACCGGAAAAATCATATTGTCTAA
- a CDS encoding MarR family winged helix-turn-helix transcriptional regulator, protein MEDDVKAALRVFFDAVLTAEPLLNELRTEYGLSLAQIRCLFQLRSGDQTAGELAKSLGIRATSLTRMIERLETENWVKRQNDKHDRRRIVLTLTEEAEDMLSHLDFFLDSPAAMGIKRMTPQERVEFTQALQRFLQHVTDTQNLHRD, encoded by the coding sequence GTGGAAGACGATGTGAAAGCTGCTTTACGTGTGTTTTTTGATGCGGTACTCACTGCTGAACCGTTGTTAAATGAATTGCGCACCGAATATGGACTGAGCCTTGCGCAAATCCGTTGTTTGTTTCAGTTACGCTCTGGTGACCAAACGGCTGGAGAATTAGCCAAATCCTTAGGAATTCGGGCCACGTCACTCACCCGCATGATTGAACGTCTGGAAACAGAAAATTGGGTCAAAAGACAAAACGACAAACATGACAGACGCCGCATTGTTTTGACTTTAACCGAGGAAGCTGAAGACATGCTTTCGCATTTGGACTTTTTCTTAGATAGTCCCGCAGCAATGGGAATAAAACGGATGACACCTCAAGAACGTGTCGAATTTACCCAGGCCTTACAGCGGTTTTTACAACACGTTACGGATACACAAAATCTCCATAGAGATTGA